One genomic window of Moorella glycerini includes the following:
- a CDS encoding biotin/lipoyl-containing protein produces MKTYIIHVNGQRYEVTVEEKSSGTGIPGVIAVLAPALSSPPASPVAPTPVTPPPAQGPAGANTITAPMPGKVVAVKVKMGTPVKQGDVLIVLEAMKMENEIVAPGAGTVKEIYVSEGASVNVGEPLVAII; encoded by the coding sequence ATGAAAACCTATATTATTCATGTTAACGGCCAGCGCTATGAAGTAACTGTAGAAGAAAAAAGCAGTGGGACCGGTATCCCCGGTGTTATAGCAGTACTAGCACCTGCTCTATCATCGCCACCGGCATCCCCGGTAGCTCCAACTCCGGTAACACCCCCACCGGCGCAAGGGCCGGCAGGCGCCAATACCATTACCGCGCCCATGCCCGGGAAGGTGGTAGCTGTTAAAGTTAAGATGGGGACTCCGGTAAAGCAGGGGGATGTTCTCATAGTTCTGGAAGCCATGAAGATGGAAAATGAGATTGTAGCCCCGGGTGCCGGTACAGTGAAGGAAATTTATGTCAGCGAGGGTGCCAGTGTTAACGTTGGCGAACCATTGGTTGCTATAATTTAG
- a CDS encoding uroporphyrinogen decarboxylase family protein, translating to MASNGKMTSMKRIMAVCNKEIPDRVPFLLTSREFGIKYAGLKYAQCYEDPNLYVNSQLRLLEEFELDGVWDIWCTPAVDEAMGAHMVVAEDDPPWIPEPYLNEREDISKLKPVDPRKDGRMPYMLEVVSRLKKAVGPDVPVIAWASPPFRTACMLRGSANLYLDIFDDPKFVKDLLDITYEACTAYGKALVDAGADIICTSNPVANMDCISRRHYEEFSHPYTKKMFGELKAHGAKAILYHTCGRWDDRFDLVCAENVDIIHCDKVDIKDFKEKYSDRIVVMGNVKSVVTLLQGTEEQVREETLACLQKGAPGGRYIISADCAVPRDTNPDNVRAMAAVVKQYRDYPLNF from the coding sequence ATGGCAAGTAACGGTAAGATGACTTCGATGAAAAGGATTATGGCCGTTTGTAATAAGGAAATCCCCGATCGCGTCCCTTTTCTCCTCACTTCTCGTGAATTTGGTATTAAGTATGCAGGCCTGAAGTATGCCCAGTGCTATGAAGATCCTAATCTTTATGTAAACTCTCAGCTGCGACTGCTGGAGGAATTTGAATTAGATGGGGTCTGGGATATCTGGTGTACACCTGCTGTAGACGAGGCCATGGGTGCCCATATGGTAGTTGCTGAGGATGACCCGCCCTGGATTCCTGAACCTTACCTTAATGAAAGAGAAGATATTAGTAAGCTTAAACCAGTGGACCCTAGAAAAGATGGCCGTATGCCCTATATGTTAGAAGTTGTCAGCAGGCTGAAAAAAGCAGTGGGGCCGGACGTGCCTGTAATTGCCTGGGCTTCTCCGCCTTTCCGGACGGCCTGTATGTTAAGGGGCAGTGCTAATCTATATTTGGACATTTTCGATGACCCCAAGTTCGTCAAAGACCTTCTAGATATTACCTATGAAGCCTGTACTGCCTATGGTAAAGCCCTGGTCGATGCGGGTGCCGATATTATTTGTACCTCCAATCCCGTGGCCAATATGGATTGTATTTCCCGCAGGCACTATGAGGAGTTTTCTCATCCTTACACCAAGAAAATGTTTGGTGAGCTGAAGGCTCACGGCGCTAAGGCTATTCTTTATCACACCTGTGGCCGCTGGGATGACCGCTTTGACCTAGTCTGCGCTGAAAATGTTGATATTATTCATTGCGATAAAGTAGACATTAAGGACTTTAAGGAAAAATATAGTGATCGTATTGTTGTTATGGGTAATGTGAAATCAGTTGTAACCCTGCTTCAAGGCACAGAAGAACAGGTACGCGAGGAGACTTTAGCATGCCTGCAGAAGGGAGCGCCGGGTGGCCGTTATATTATCAGCGCTGACTGTGCTGTTCCCAGGGATACCAACCCCGACAACGTCCGGGCCATGGCCGCAGTTGTAAAACAATATCGTGATTACCCCTTGAATTTCTAG
- a CDS encoding corrinoid protein, which yields MAVELQEIAKALIAGSQDQVRQLVGEALKEGVAPQEILQKGLIAGMDEVGRRFKANEMFVPEVLLCARAMHAGMDVLKPVMVEGAQGNKEKVVIGTVKGDLHDIGKNLVIMMLEGAGFKVIDLGMNVSPEKFLEVFEAEKPAVIGMSAMLTTTMQAMRDTIALFEKQGQRHKVKFLVGGAPVTAEFANKIGADGYGADAGEALELVKEFTLGRSA from the coding sequence ATGGCAGTTGAATTACAGGAGATAGCCAAAGCATTAATAGCTGGTAGCCAGGATCAGGTGCGGCAGTTAGTTGGGGAAGCATTAAAGGAGGGCGTTGCGCCTCAGGAAATCCTGCAAAAGGGCCTGATTGCAGGCATGGATGAAGTGGGCAGGCGGTTTAAAGCCAACGAAATGTTTGTTCCAGAAGTTCTGTTATGTGCCCGGGCTATGCATGCTGGTATGGATGTACTAAAGCCGGTAATGGTTGAAGGTGCTCAAGGCAACAAAGAAAAAGTTGTTATTGGTACAGTAAAAGGCGATTTACATGATATTGGAAAGAATCTGGTAATTATGATGCTGGAAGGCGCTGGCTTTAAAGTTATTGATTTAGGAATGAACGTAAGCCCGGAAAAATTCCTGGAAGTATTTGAAGCGGAAAAACCTGCTGTTATTGGTATGTCAGCTATGTTGACCACCACCATGCAGGCCATGCGCGATACCATAGCCCTTTTTGAAAAGCAGGGACAGCGGCATAAAGTTAAATTTTTAGTAGGAGGAGCCCCGGTTACTGCAGAATTCGCCAATAAGATAGGGGCTGATGGCTACGGTGCCGATGCTGGTGAAGCCCTTGAACTCGTTAAAGAATTTACCCTGGGAAGGAGTGCTTAA
- a CDS encoding acyl-CoA carboxylase subunit beta, protein MIMDGLLNELNKKLVKIRAGGGEERVARQHQQGKKTARERIEALLDPGSFNEIDAFVTHRCTNFDMAQTEAPGEGVVTGYGTIDGRLVAIYAQDFTVLGGSLGEMHAKKICKVLDLAMKVGIPVIGINDSGGARIQEGVDALSGYGQIFYHNTIASGVIPQIAVIMGPCAGGAVYSPALMDFIFMVKDTSEMFITGPQVIKAVTGEDVSAQQLGGALTHNQTSGVAHFPAENEDQCLQLVRTLLSYLPSNNMDDPPFQETSDDPAREEEELRHILPDNSNKAFNMLDVINLTVDRGSLFEVQPLYAPNIITAFARLNGRVIGIIANQPAVMAGCLDINSSDKAARFIRFCDAFNIPIVNYVDVPGFLPGTKQEYGGIIRHGAKMLYAYSEATVPKITLIVRKAYGGAYLAMCSRDLGADQVFAWPGAEIAVMGPEGAANIIFRKEIETAIDTQQVRQEKIAEYRRLFANPYVAAERGYIDVIIDPRQTRRYLVQALELLLTKRESRPAKKHGNIPL, encoded by the coding sequence ATGATCATGGACGGACTATTAAATGAATTAAATAAGAAACTGGTCAAGATCAGGGCCGGTGGCGGTGAAGAACGTGTAGCTCGACAACACCAGCAGGGCAAAAAGACGGCCCGGGAACGAATTGAAGCCCTGCTGGACCCGGGGAGCTTTAACGAAATTGATGCCTTTGTCACCCACCGCTGCACCAATTTTGATATGGCGCAAACCGAGGCTCCAGGAGAAGGAGTCGTGACAGGCTATGGGACTATTGACGGCCGGCTGGTAGCCATTTATGCCCAGGACTTTACAGTCCTGGGCGGCTCTTTGGGAGAAATGCATGCTAAAAAAATATGTAAAGTTTTGGACCTGGCGATGAAAGTGGGGATCCCGGTAATCGGCATCAACGATTCCGGCGGGGCGCGCATCCAGGAAGGCGTCGACGCCCTGAGCGGTTACGGTCAGATCTTCTATCACAACACCATCGCCTCGGGGGTCATCCCCCAGATCGCCGTCATCATGGGCCCCTGCGCTGGTGGCGCCGTCTATTCCCCGGCCCTAATGGACTTCATTTTCATGGTCAAGGACACCAGCGAGATGTTCATTACCGGGCCCCAGGTCATCAAGGCCGTCACCGGCGAAGATGTCAGCGCCCAGCAATTGGGCGGCGCCCTGACCCACAACCAGACCAGCGGTGTGGCCCACTTCCCCGCTGAAAACGAAGATCAATGCTTACAGCTCGTTCGTACCCTGCTAAGCTATTTACCTAGCAATAATATGGATGACCCACCATTCCAGGAAACAAGTGATGATCCGGCCCGGGAAGAGGAGGAATTACGCCACATTTTACCTGATAACTCTAATAAGGCCTTTAATATGCTGGATGTTATTAATTTGACCGTGGACCGGGGGAGCCTTTTCGAAGTCCAGCCCCTCTATGCCCCTAATATTATCACCGCCTTTGCCAGACTTAACGGCCGGGTAATCGGGATTATCGCCAATCAGCCGGCGGTCATGGCAGGATGCCTGGATATTAATTCCTCCGACAAAGCGGCGCGGTTCATCAGATTTTGCGATGCCTTCAATATCCCCATCGTCAACTACGTCGATGTACCCGGCTTTTTACCAGGCACCAAGCAAGAGTACGGTGGTATCATCCGCCACGGGGCGAAGATGTTATATGCCTATTCCGAAGCTACAGTCCCCAAGATTACCTTAATCGTCCGCAAGGCTTACGGCGGGGCTTATCTAGCCATGTGCAGTCGCGACTTGGGTGCCGACCAGGTCTTTGCCTGGCCGGGAGCAGAGATTGCCGTTATGGGACCGGAGGGGGCGGCCAATATAATCTTTCGTAAAGAAATAGAAACAGCTATCGATACCCAGCAGGTGCGGCAGGAAAAAATAGCCGAATACCGGCGCCTCTTTGCCAACCCCTATGTCGCCGCCGAGCGCGGGTATATCGATGTCATCATCGACCCCCGCCAGACCCGGCGTTACCTGGTTCAGGCCCTGGAACTCCTACTTACCAAACGGGAGAGCAGGCCCGCCAAAAAGCATGGGAATATTCCCCTGTGA
- a CDS encoding CoA-transferase subunit beta: MTDVTYCTIDELMAVCLARTIKDHDVVFNGVAVALPFTAIMLAKHTHARNCVFLGGLPAGVDPQPPFLPPTSADAVMLHGAVTILPLHEIFDLAQKGKLDRIFFGGAQIDKYGNLNNTLIGSKEKIKVKLPGGAGASNLSCFAKNFTVWTSRHQVKPADSRKNYTLVEKVDFITTMGHVTPSGTRKEMGLRGGGPDWVITDLGVFDFTASGELRLKTLHPGVTMEELLDNTSFRPVMAEPLGETPLPTREEIELIRRLDPLNVRKREFSASQLERRYPVKN, from the coding sequence ATGACGGATGTAACTTATTGTACCATAGATGAATTAATGGCTGTTTGCCTTGCCAGGACGATTAAAGATCATGACGTGGTTTTTAATGGAGTAGCAGTAGCGTTACCTTTTACGGCCATTATGTTAGCCAAACATACCCATGCTCGCAATTGTGTCTTTCTAGGCGGGCTGCCGGCAGGGGTTGATCCCCAGCCGCCGTTTTTACCCCCTACTTCGGCGGATGCCGTAATGCTCCATGGTGCAGTTACAATTCTACCTCTCCATGAGATTTTCGACCTGGCGCAAAAAGGCAAGCTAGATCGCATCTTCTTTGGTGGCGCCCAAATTGATAAGTACGGTAATTTAAATAATACTCTTATTGGCAGCAAAGAAAAGATAAAAGTAAAGTTGCCTGGTGGCGCAGGAGCCAGCAACCTATCTTGTTTTGCCAAAAATTTTACGGTATGGACCTCACGCCATCAAGTTAAGCCTGCGGATTCCCGCAAAAATTATACTCTGGTAGAAAAAGTTGATTTTATTACTACAATGGGTCATGTAACCCCGTCAGGAACACGAAAAGAAATGGGGTTAAGGGGCGGAGGGCCAGATTGGGTCATAACTGATTTGGGCGTTTTTGATTTTACTGCTTCAGGTGAATTAAGGCTAAAAACATTACACCCGGGAGTTACCATGGAAGAGCTTCTTGATAATACGTCATTCAGGCCAGTTATGGCGGAACCTTTAGGAGAGACACCTTTACCAACAAGGGAAGAAATTGAACTTATTCGTCGTTTAGATCCTTTAAACGTGCGCAAAAGGGAATTTTCAGCCAGTCAATTAGAACGCCGTTATCCAGTAAAAAATTAA
- a CDS encoding TIGR00366 family protein: MRKILRWISSKLNFGMEKVFPDSFVFCVGLVFIVYLAGIFIAHKSWFDMILYFGKGFWGFLAFSMQMVVLMVVGGMVAISPLGHRFMKALARIPKNSLSAVVFVTIITSFLTWLQWGLGLIAGGLLCREIAKNLEKLDFKLMVAGAYAGWSIGLFGLSNTESLLVNTPGHFLEKTIGLIPFSQTALSPMVLTGVALGTLGVALLFYLVHPDRQETPVIDIRVKKLLDTEGNIGNELAAKAEMSFAQKLENSPLINWCAGLLGLIYIVNWFYTKGFDVNLDIFNFTLLFLALFLHKTPARFMRAAEEATKDVFGIIVQFPFYAGIQGMMASSGLVMIIAQWFVSISTPFTYQFWNYLSGAVVNFFIPSSGGIWMVQGPIMIEAGRMLGVADARVINSFAAGEVFSNMIQPFWAIPLLSIAGLNIRDIVGYCIMGFILVTLIFFGAMVVF; the protein is encoded by the coding sequence ATGCGCAAGATCCTTCGTTGGATAAGTTCTAAATTAAATTTTGGTATGGAAAAAGTTTTTCCAGATTCCTTTGTTTTTTGTGTTGGCTTAGTTTTTATCGTATATTTAGCCGGCATTTTCATCGCCCACAAAAGCTGGTTTGACATGATCTTATACTTTGGAAAAGGTTTCTGGGGTTTCCTAGCTTTTTCCATGCAAATGGTAGTATTAATGGTCGTGGGTGGTATGGTGGCTATTAGTCCATTGGGCCATCGTTTTATGAAGGCCCTGGCACGGATACCTAAGAACTCTCTTTCTGCAGTAGTCTTTGTTACGATTATTACCTCCTTTTTAACCTGGCTGCAATGGGGTTTAGGTCTAATTGCCGGGGGGTTGCTTTGCCGGGAAATTGCCAAGAATCTTGAAAAGCTGGATTTTAAGTTAATGGTAGCAGGGGCCTATGCCGGCTGGTCGATAGGACTTTTTGGGCTTTCAAATACAGAATCCCTTCTAGTTAATACCCCGGGTCATTTTTTGGAAAAGACCATAGGACTTATTCCTTTTAGCCAGACAGCCTTAAGTCCTATGGTTTTAACCGGCGTCGCTTTAGGTACTTTGGGTGTGGCTCTATTGTTTTATCTAGTTCATCCCGACAGACAAGAAACACCAGTTATAGATATACGTGTCAAAAAATTATTAGATACAGAAGGCAATATTGGCAATGAATTAGCTGCAAAAGCAGAAATGTCTTTTGCCCAGAAGCTGGAGAATAGCCCGCTTATAAACTGGTGTGCAGGATTGCTTGGCTTAATTTACATTGTTAACTGGTTTTATACAAAAGGTTTTGATGTTAATTTAGATATCTTCAATTTTACCCTACTATTTTTAGCCTTATTCTTGCACAAGACACCGGCTAGATTTATGCGAGCTGCAGAAGAAGCTACCAAAGATGTTTTCGGGATTATAGTGCAGTTTCCTTTTTATGCTGGTATCCAGGGGATGATGGCTTCTTCAGGTTTGGTTATGATTATTGCCCAATGGTTTGTGAGCATATCGACGCCATTTACTTACCAGTTTTGGAATTATTTAAGCGGGGCTGTAGTTAACTTTTTTATCCCCTCTTCCGGTGGTATCTGGATGGTCCAGGGGCCGATTATGATTGAAGCTGGACGAATGTTAGGTGTTGCTGACGCCCGGGTTATTAATAGTTTTGCTGCTGGGGAAGTGTTTAGCAATATGATTCAACCCTTTTGGGCTATACCCCTTTTAAGTATAGCGGGTCTTAATATCCGGGATATTGTGGGCTATTGTATTATGGGATTTATATTAGTTACATTGATCTTTTTTGGCGCTATGGTAGTTTTCTAA
- a CDS encoding CoA transferase subunit A has product MLIQFKGFVCFKGWYFLGGFITKGEKIVSLKEAGQIIQDGNIIAVGGALSAREPIALIHEIIRQGKKNLMTIGGAHGLDIDLLCAGGVVGAVQNSFVGFEFDFGLAPNYRRACQSGKVQVRETDCNFTLQQLRAAQYGIPFMPMPRVGGTDILQLHPEFKTITCPFTGEKLTAVPALKPDVAIIHGYKADKRGNVHLTKPYFADVLMATAAEKTIVTVEEVVSEEEIRELGIVIPYYEVTAVVEVPFGAHPTACYPAYAYDRKHIAKYIQLAQEGEEIFRREYLDVFVYGSETQQEYLRRVGDEEHFKRLRAWRQDITSWMEVFGE; this is encoded by the coding sequence GTGCTTATCCAATTTAAAGGCTTTGTTTGTTTTAAGGGGTGGTATTTTTTGGGCGGGTTTATAACAAAGGGAGAAAAAATTGTTTCTTTAAAAGAAGCTGGGCAGATTATCCAGGATGGTAACATTATAGCCGTTGGTGGAGCTTTGTCTGCCCGTGAACCCATCGCCCTCATTCACGAAATAATACGCCAGGGGAAGAAGAATTTAATGACCATTGGCGGTGCCCATGGCCTGGATATTGACCTTTTGTGTGCCGGGGGGGTAGTAGGGGCAGTACAAAATTCTTTTGTAGGCTTTGAATTTGATTTTGGTTTAGCCCCAAATTATAGGCGCGCCTGCCAGAGTGGAAAAGTGCAGGTAAGGGAAACAGATTGTAATTTTACTTTACAACAATTACGAGCAGCCCAGTACGGTATTCCCTTTATGCCCATGCCGCGCGTTGGAGGTACGGATATCCTTCAACTGCATCCTGAATTTAAAACCATAACCTGTCCCTTCACGGGCGAAAAATTAACAGCCGTACCAGCCTTAAAACCTGATGTGGCAATAATTCATGGCTATAAAGCAGATAAACGCGGGAATGTTCATTTAACCAAACCGTATTTTGCCGACGTTTTAATGGCTACGGCCGCCGAGAAAACCATCGTAACTGTTGAGGAGGTGGTTAGTGAGGAAGAAATCCGGGAATTGGGTATAGTAATTCCTTACTATGAAGTGACAGCAGTAGTAGAAGTTCCGTTTGGGGCCCATCCGACAGCTTGTTATCCTGCCTATGCATATGATCGCAAGCATATTGCTAAATATATACAACTTGCTCAAGAGGGCGAGGAAATATTCCGGAGAGAATATTTGGATGTATTTGTTTATGGTAGCGAGACCCAGCAAGAATACTTACGGCGTGTGGGCGACGAAGAGCATTTTAAACGCTTGCGAGCCTGGAGGCAGGATATTACGAGCTGGATGGAGGTATTTGGAGAATGA
- a CDS encoding sodium ion-translocating decarboxylase subunit beta, with protein MQDLLIGITSLTPQDVIMFAIGGLLIYLAIAKDYEPLLLLPIGFGAILANIPFSSAVGEEGFLTVLLHAGILNELFPVLIFVAVGAMCDFVPLLRNPLMMVFGAAAQFGIFATIVAAAALGFNIKEAASIGIIGAADGPTTIYVATKFAQHLLGPLSVAAYSYMSLVPIIQPPVIKALTTKKERMIRMPYREGKPVSRLVRILFPIVVTVVAGIIAPISVALIGSLMFGNLLRECGVVDKLSRAAQEELGNLVTLLLGITIGSTMEASAFLNWQTLMVMSMGLVAFVFDTAGGVLFCKLLNLFLKEKLNPVIGAAGISAFPMSARVVAKMALKEDPNNFLIMHAIGANVSGQIGSIIAGGLVLALVH; from the coding sequence ATGCAAGATCTACTCATTGGTATAACTAGCTTAACCCCGCAGGACGTCATCATGTTTGCCATCGGCGGTCTCCTGATTTACCTGGCCATTGCTAAAGATTATGAGCCCCTGCTCCTTCTCCCCATCGGCTTCGGCGCCATCCTGGCCAATATCCCCTTCTCTTCGGCCGTGGGCGAAGAAGGTTTTTTAACCGTCTTGCTCCATGCCGGGATTTTAAATGAACTCTTCCCGGTGCTGATCTTTGTCGCCGTGGGCGCCATGTGTGACTTCGTACCCCTCTTGCGCAACCCCCTGATGATGGTCTTCGGCGCTGCCGCCCAGTTCGGCATCTTCGCCACCATCGTCGCCGCCGCGGCCCTGGGGTTCAACATCAAGGAAGCCGCCTCCATCGGCATCATCGGCGCTGCCGATGGCCCCACCACTATCTACGTGGCCACCAAGTTCGCCCAGCACCTCCTGGGCCCCTTATCTGTAGCCGCCTACTCCTACATGTCCCTGGTACCCATTATCCAGCCGCCGGTCATCAAAGCCCTGACTACCAAAAAAGAGCGCATGATCCGCATGCCCTACCGGGAAGGGAAACCGGTATCGCGGCTGGTACGTATCCTCTTCCCCATCGTCGTGACCGTCGTCGCCGGCATTATCGCCCCCATCAGCGTCGCCCTCATCGGCTCCCTGATGTTCGGCAACCTCTTGCGGGAGTGCGGTGTGGTGGATAAGCTCTCCAGGGCGGCCCAGGAAGAACTGGGCAACCTTGTCACCCTGCTTCTGGGCATCACCATCGGTTCCACCATGGAAGCCAGCGCCTTCTTAAACTGGCAGACCTTGATGGTTATGTCCATGGGGCTGGTGGCTTTTGTCTTTGACACCGCCGGCGGCGTCCTCTTCTGCAAGCTTTTGAACCTCTTCCTGAAGGAAAAGCTCAACCCGGTTATCGGTGCGGCTGGCATCTCCGCCTTCCCCATGTCGGCGCGGGTGGTAGCCAAGATGGCCTTAAAAGAAGATCCTAACAACTTCCTCATCATGCATGCCATTGGGGCTAATGTCTCCGGCCAGATCGGGTCCATTATTGCCGGCGGCCTGGTCCTGGCGCTGGTGCATTAA
- a CDS encoding dihydropteroate synthase: protein MKTILSSKTKEVVIERGKGTVIIGERINPTGKKALAQALLNGDLEVLRQEAIRQIEAGAEVLEVNVGAAGVDEVAVLPAAVKIVAEVSYLPLSIDSSNPDALAAALEVYEGKALVNSVTGEEHSLVKVLPLIKKYNAAVIGLCMDDNGIPEDVEGRVKIATKIIERATEIGIPQEDIIIDCLAMTVSSNTQAAVITLETLAAVRDKLGNNTVLGASNVSFGLPERKCIHLAFFPMVIHEGLSAIIADPTVQPIRRVIRASDLLMGYDEWATNYLKDYREYGPTI, encoded by the coding sequence ATGAAAACAATATTAAGCAGCAAGACGAAAGAGGTAGTTATTGAACGAGGCAAAGGGACAGTTATCATCGGTGAACGCATTAACCCTACAGGTAAAAAAGCGTTGGCTCAGGCACTCCTTAACGGTGACCTTGAAGTATTGCGCCAGGAGGCAATTCGCCAGATAGAAGCAGGGGCGGAGGTTTTAGAGGTAAATGTAGGAGCGGCAGGAGTTGATGAGGTCGCTGTTTTACCAGCGGCGGTAAAAATTGTAGCTGAAGTTAGTTATTTGCCTTTGTCCATCGACTCCTCCAATCCTGATGCCCTGGCTGCAGCCCTAGAGGTTTATGAGGGTAAAGCCTTGGTGAATAGCGTAACCGGTGAAGAACATTCTCTGGTAAAGGTTTTACCCCTGATTAAAAAATATAATGCTGCAGTTATTGGCCTCTGTATGGATGATAATGGTATTCCCGAAGACGTTGAGGGGAGAGTGAAAATAGCTACTAAAATAATTGAGAGGGCTACGGAAATTGGTATTCCTCAAGAAGATATAATTATTGATTGCCTGGCCATGACGGTAAGTTCAAATACCCAGGCTGCTGTAATAACCCTGGAAACCCTGGCGGCTGTAAGGGATAAGCTGGGTAACAATACCGTGCTGGGGGCTAGCAATGTATCCTTTGGCTTACCAGAACGGAAGTGTATTCACCTGGCCTTTTTCCCAATGGTTATTCATGAGGGATTAAGTGCTATAATTGCTGATCCTACAGTACAGCCCATTCGCCGGGTTATTCGGGCGTCGGACTTGCTAATGGGTTATGACGAATGGGCTACCAATTATCTTAAAGACTACCGTGAGTATGGTCCAACCATTTAG
- a CDS encoding CaiB/BaiF CoA transferase family protein, whose protein sequence is MAVINSALEGIIVLDLSRVLAAPYCGMILADLGAEVIKIEVPGKGDDAREYPPFINGESGYFMSLNRNKKSLTLNLKHPRGKEVFKTLVKHADVVLENYRPGTMDKLGLGYGVLKEINPRLIYAAISGFGQSGPYASKPAYDLIIQAMGGVMSLTAHPGGLPTRVGSAIGDIAAGMFGAIGILAALRAREVTGKGQLVDVAMLDCQVALLENAIARYWATGKAPLPTGNRHPSITPFQAFPTKDYYVICAAGNDKLWEKFCQAIGKEELVHDPRFESNRLRTENIAELEPILFEVFRQKTTAEWIEIIETAGIPCGPINTVDKVVNDPQVRAREMVVEIDHPVAGKQLIHGVPVKLSDTPGRVRQPAPVLGQHTREVLQKYGLTAEEINLLAQEGVV, encoded by the coding sequence ATGGCTGTTATCAACAGTGCCCTGGAAGGGATAATTGTTTTGGATCTCAGCCGGGTGTTGGCGGCGCCTTATTGTGGCATGATATTGGCCGACCTGGGGGCGGAAGTTATTAAAATTGAAGTCCCCGGTAAAGGCGATGATGCGAGAGAGTATCCACCGTTTATTAATGGTGAAAGTGGCTATTTCATGAGCCTGAACCGTAACAAAAAAAGTCTAACTTTAAATCTCAAACATCCGCGAGGAAAGGAAGTATTTAAAACTCTAGTTAAGCATGCTGACGTGGTTTTAGAAAACTACCGGCCAGGTACGATGGATAAATTGGGTTTGGGATATGGAGTCCTAAAGGAGATAAACCCACGCTTGATTTATGCCGCCATTTCTGGCTTTGGCCAGAGCGGTCCCTATGCTTCTAAACCTGCTTATGATCTAATTATTCAAGCTATGGGTGGAGTAATGAGTTTGACAGCTCACCCGGGAGGTCTGCCAACGAGAGTGGGCTCGGCCATTGGGGATATTGCTGCCGGTATGTTTGGAGCCATCGGCATCCTGGCGGCTTTACGAGCCCGGGAAGTAACCGGCAAAGGCCAACTGGTAGATGTGGCTATGCTTGATTGCCAGGTTGCTTTATTGGAAAATGCCATTGCCAGGTACTGGGCCACAGGAAAGGCTCCACTGCCGACAGGGAATAGGCATCCATCTATTACTCCATTCCAGGCATTTCCGACGAAAGATTATTATGTGATTTGCGCCGCTGGTAATGATAAGTTGTGGGAAAAGTTTTGCCAGGCCATAGGCAAAGAAGAATTAGTGCACGACCCGCGTTTTGAAAGCAACCGCCTGCGTACAGAAAATATAGCCGAGTTAGAACCGATTCTGTTTGAGGTATTTCGCCAAAAGACAACAGCAGAGTGGATCGAGATTATAGAAACGGCCGGTATTCCCTGCGGACCCATTAACACCGTTGATAAAGTAGTTAATGACCCGCAAGTCAGGGCGCGGGAGATGGTGGTCGAAATTGACCACCCTGTAGCCGGAAAGCAATTAATTCATGGGGTACCTGTAAAGCTATCTGATACTCCTGGGAGGGTCCGTCAACCGGCGCCTGTATTAGGACAGCATACAAGGGAGGTGCTACAAAAATACGGTTTAACTGCTGAAGAAATTAATTTGCTTGCTCAAGAAGGGGTTGTTTAA
- a CDS encoding OadG family transporter subunit, with the protein MPYSGLLALGLLAVVGIILGLWSQHRQGGERELAGKETAKEEAAAAGEEAVPTGIAPELVAAIAAAIAADSATPHRITIRRTLPQANYWVLSGRQELLGAVPPNFKWRSGR; encoded by the coding sequence ATGCCCTATTCAGGATTACTGGCCCTGGGTCTGCTGGCAGTCGTTGGGATCATCCTGGGGCTGTGGAGCCAGCACCGGCAAGGTGGGGAAAGAGAGCTGGCCGGGAAGGAAACAGCCAAGGAGGAGGCAGCTGCTGCCGGGGAAGAAGCAGTTCCAACAGGGATTGCTCCCGAGCTTGTAGCCGCTATTGCAGCCGCCATTGCCGCCGACAGCGCTACCCCCCATCGGATAACAATCCGCCGAACCCTTCCCCAGGCCAATTACTGGGTACTGAGCGGTCGCCAGGAGCTGCTAGGAGCCGTACCACCTAACTTCAAATGGAGGTCGGGAAGATGA